The Rosa rugosa chromosome 3, drRosRugo1.1, whole genome shotgun sequence sequence GTTAGCTAGCTGATATTCATTGACCCTAAATGTTTGTCGATCAGGACCATCCTTAATGTCTTAGCTAGGCTTGTAGGGCTGTGTACCAATACCTAATCATATCCATTATATTCCCTTCAAGGCTTCAACCCAGTAGACcatttttttgcttttctttccaTGTCCAAACAAAGCTAGGTCAGTAACCAGGCAAAGCATTCACGTAGATTAAATGGGAGAAATCGGAAGTTGTTGTGTTCTTCCAATACTTTCATATTTCTTCCCGTACAGAAAAAGAATCTACCCCACCTGGGTACATAGCCAAATGTAGAAATTTTGCCTGTTATAAATAAATTACTGTAGCTGTTTTCTTCATTACAAGTGCCAGACTCCAACAAAACCCTTTGGAGGTCATTGAAGTTGTGAATAATAATGAAAGAAGGGGATCTAGCTACACCTTCCATATTATTCATTACAGTGCCCCCAGCCTCAAGAAAGCTCGGTTAGTTCTTCAAGTCTCTGCAATCAAGGACTTTCTGGACCAGAAAATTAATAAAGCAAACCCCAACCAATTCCTTACCAAATACAATTTATATTTCTTGTTGGTAGGGAAAGCACCAAGATCACCTACCAGAATGCATGTGAGAACCAGGTTTAATAATACGAGATCTTCATACCAGAGTCATCATTCAcagtatatttatatatatctatacacCAACCTAATTCTTTTCTGTACgtatttttcaaaatatataCGAATAAGTATTTAAAGGAAACCGCGTGGAAAGTGATCGAGCAAAAGGCAAGGAGGGTCAGGTTGAGCACAGCTGCTGCTCCCTGAGGGTGAGCTCAATAAGAGTTGAATGGTCCACTCACTCAGAGTGAGTCACAGTCCACAGGGATCGAGtatctagctagctagggtttgtTTCCACTTTTAGTCGGATAGTGTTGGTCTagtaaaagaaacaaagaaagaaagagtaaAGATACGAAGTCACAAAGCAGCCAAGTCTCTGATTCGTCGATCCCGAGGAGAATTTCCCCACTGGATTGATTAGCTGCATTTCCTTTCTTCTGCAAAAGTGAGCTGTGACTGTGAGAGGTCTAAATCTCTCAGGACCAGTTTTGTTGCATCCAGCACGTACTTCACATTTATGaatttttatgaatttttcGAACAGGAGGTGATTCTAATTAAGCTGCGTAATAGGCACTGATATGAGTCAACCATGCCTGGTTTTCAACTAGCCGAACTACATATAACTACGATACCGCTTCTCTGTGTCAACCTTCTAGTACTTAAACTTGATGAAGTGATGTTGTCCAAAATTAAATAGCGGCCGGGTCTAACACTTGTGCACGGAGTACTGACGAAGCTTAGTTTAGAGGTAAAGTTTCATTTCAAAAGGCTTCAGTATTGCAAATAAGATGTTATTTCGCTCATATATTGTACACAGGGAGAATTTTATGAATGCCAGGTAGAAATGATCCGAGAAATGATACACTAATGTTTCACTATTCTACCACTACAATTGAGTCGAGTTGATCCACATTAATGTAGTGTTGCATAAATATCCAAAACGTGCACATTGCTACATTTCTTTTGCGATGGGTTTAATTTTCTCCACACTCATATTACTTGTATCAAAGCACACGTACAGTTGATGTCATGAACTTGTTCCGAAAGCAAAATTTACTTTCAATTTGCATCCCACACGTAGAATCCTATCAACTAGATTCTGCGAATGTGTACATGTACGGTGAGAGTGCAGCAAAATAGCTCATGAGCTAGCTAGATTTATAGTAAACTAAAATGCTGATCTTTATTGTGTTGAAACTGGACCGGAATGACTTATGAAGCTAGTTTTACCTTTTAATCAAAGAATTGTTTCCCTTTGATAATGAAAATTTGAACtggatttattttattattttattttattttattattattattattattatttttttttataaagctAGGCCTTTCTCTTGGATTACTTCTCAAGAGCTGGACCTGATtgaatctttcttttcttgaatttaACTTTTCCTTGTGTTTCTTACGCATGTTATTGTGTTATTGACCACCTAACCTCATTGTAaatattttttccttttgcAAATTGGGCCACTATGATTTATGGTAATGGTGGTCTAGATTTAACCCTTAGGCCATCTCCAGCTGTggggggctaaattttagcccccCATAATCACTATTCATGCAAATAGTAAGGGCTATAATTTCTACCATCTCCAACCCTTAGGGCTATAATTTTAAATGGCctattattttattgtttttcagtATGTATTTCTAATATATTGTATTCTATAACTATGTTACTATTTCCacttatataattatttttttgatcaaatgttATTAATATTTTAGATAAGATTTTATCGTGCCACGTGTCACGTTGTAAGTAATTATTCAGATTCTTAATTAGATTTGTTTGTGTGTTTATCCCGATGTCATCTTGtaaaaattttcagattggaTTTTACGTGTCacgtgtaaaaaaaaaaaaacattggcCAACGGCTAGTTTAAaactgaccaaaaaaaaaaaaattccaaaagGCTACTTTTTagcagacaaaaaaaaaaaatatcccaACGGTTAGACTTAGCTGACATCAGCCATGCAAATAATCAGATTAAGTTTTTTGTGTACAACGTGGTCCCCACACAGCACAAGCCCAAGGGCTAAATAAGGGGCCATATATACCCCAGCCCATAGCCCTTTTAGCCCCCCCCAAACTCATTTTTGTAATAGCATGCCCCTCAATTGGAGATGATTTTCACTATATTTTGGGCTATATCAACCCCATAGCCCTCaattggagatggccttacGCCTTTCCTTTTGGTAAGTATCGCCCATTTACCAAAGTCCGGTCATAAATCCCTCTTCTCATATATCCATATCTATGATACAGTCATAGACTAAACCGCCCAGGCAGATAAGCTAAGCAAAAACAGGCGCAAGAGTATATACATCTGCACTATTATGACCAATTGAACTGGGTTGGCACTTCACAATTTCCGcccattttgtctttctcattTGCATAAGCACACAACAAAGTTTGGGAGGGCCTTTATAAGCACTATTACACCATTCTTAAGCTTCCCTCTCTCTGCATCCTCTACATTAATAGTTCTTAGCATAGACAAATCAGGTGGAAAAATTAATAGGATAGAATGAACAAATTTCAAGGGATATTTCAGAAGAAAAAGGGGTCTCCAACGGCGTCGCCGAGAATTGATCCAAGTGCAGCGAAGCAAGTAACGCCTACTCATTACACGCCGGCCACTGTGGCAGCTGTGGAGCCGCACGGTTGTTGTCGAGATTCGGTTAACGTTGTTTCGATGAGCCAGTCTACCAAGAAGTTGGAACAGCAGgtagatttttattttcagtAAAACATCGGACCACAATAGCTAGCGTTTGCTAGCTTTCTTTTATGTTTAAGACCAAATTGGAACATATCTAATAGTTCGGCGCAGACTAAACCTAGAGGCCGTGTAATGTGTATAACATGCATTATTCACATCGCATTAAAGGCCATAGAGTCCTATGTATCTAGTTATCTACACATCCTTATTTCATTTCTATTTGTCCACCCAAATTTAGTGTTCAGCCTAGCTGGGTTCTTGGTACCACAAGCTGTTTGGCAAATCTGAGTGTAGGTCTCTCTGCGAATTATTTTATTTCGGCTCAGATCAATGACAAGTGCAGCAAGTCAAGAATTTGTTACTACGGAGGGTTATTATTGTTTCagctctcattttttttttttttttaaattattatttGAGTCATTTCATAGAACATCTTACATGCATTGACTAAGCTTTGTAATTACCTAACCGTATTGGTCAAATGTTAAAgtataaaaattaataattttcCTCTCTTGTTTTGGGTTTGGGTCGAAAATGAAGGTGGTAGAACTGGAAAAGAAATTAGCAAAGGAGAAAGAGCTTCGGATGATGTACAGAAAGAAATTGGAAAGAACACAAGATTATTTGAGGTATTGTCTACAAGTAGCCCAAGAAAATGGGGTTTTGGACCTTATACTccataacaaagatcatgctgacaCCGTTAACAATGCCACTGGTAATACCAGTCCTCAATTGCCAACTACTCCTCTGCACCAGCACCCGCACTACCCACCTTCTGATCTAGATGCTCTCATTGATCAAGCCAAGCTAAATGGATGGTTCATAAATCCAGATGAGGTAATTGTTCCATACTTCCCATTTTGTAACGCCTATTTGTCTCTACTTAAAGAGTGGTGGTGCGATGACATGACGTATCATCTTGTCTAACGAAAATGTATGTGATGAAAATCGAACCAGATTGAATTTGAAGAGAAGATAGGGCAGGGGAGCACAGCACAGATATACAAAGCAACATGGCATGGACTTGATGTCGCGGTGAAATGCATAGAACCTGAATTCTTTGAATCAAACGAGAATGGTGTCTCATTTTTCGCTCAAGAGCTCGATACGTTGTGTAGGCAGCGTCATCGGTACGTGCTTCATCTAATGGGGGCGTGCCTTGATCCTCCTAACTATGCTTGGGTGGTGACCGAGTTCTTGAGCTCGACATTGAAAGAGTGGCTGCACGGCCCTGGAAATAGGCAAAAAGAGAGGATGATTGAGCTTCCTCCATTGGAAGAGAGGGTGACCAGGGCATTGGAGATCGCTCAGGCCATGCAGTATCTCCACGAACAAAAGCCTAAGGTTCTTCATCGCGACCTAAAGCCTACCAACATCTTTTTGGATGATGCTGGTCACGTAAGAGTTGCAGATTTTGGTCACGCTCGGTTCTTGAGTGATGAGGAGATGGCACTAACAGGGGAAACAGGTGTGGGAGATGGTCCGATACATATATACTTTTCAACAAACCATTACCCTCTATTAGTTCATATATTTTGGTATCAAAATACTACCAAATTATGGTAGTGTCTTGCTAACTCTTCTTCAAAAACTTGCAGGAACATATGTGTACATGGCGCCAGAGGTGATCCAATGCGAGCCTTACAATGAGAAATGTGATGTATACAGCTTCGGGATTATACTCAATGAGATTATAACTGGAAATTATCCGTATATTGAGACAGATTATGGTCCTACTATGGTACGTATTAGTTAAACACCTCTTCCTCAAGTCAAGCAAATATGAATGTTAAACAAAAGCCTCACCTTTAAGTATTACTATTCAGATATAAAGCAGAACAAAACTTTAGATTGGGTCTATTCCTGCTGGCAATACTAGTCAATCTGTTGTGGTAATCACGTCGAATCTTGTTATTGTAGATTGCAATGGAAGTTGTGGAGGGTAAACTGAGGCCAAGACTTCCCGATGACAACGATGGCCAACTTGGGGAGCTGATTGAGCTGATTTGCCTCTCATGGGACGGAGATGCTTCTATTAGACCATCCTTTGCCGCCATCACGTGCAATCTGAAGAAGCTCCAGAACAGAGTACTATAGTGCTTAGCTGtgattattatttgttttttacTCGATTAACGcaattcaaacttcaaagaCAATTATATAATGAATTTACGATTAAAAATAATCAAGTAGCTAAATTTATCTAAGTATTTTAAAGAACACAGCTCCCTCACCAAAAAAGTTTAGTTGGGTGTAGCTCTGCGCACTCTTGACTCTCCTATTATTTtttaaccaaaataaaaaagaaaagaagaatgtGGATATGAGGATTTCACTGTAGAGCTGGTCAGCTCTGGATTCAGGCATTTAATCTAAGCATGCGCATCTTCATATTGTTGAGGAAGATAAATATATatgatatacatatatatatatatatatataatattatttatatttttgaaaTAATAAATCTGATgttaaaaaattgaattaataaAATGATTTAAAGTTATAAGATAATATTTTACTCAAAATAACGTAGAGAGAACTAGAGATGATATATACGATTTTCATTAgaaatttaaccaaaaaaataagaagaagaagaagaaagaaaaaggcctAAAATCATATTCCTTTCCCTTTTCTCGAAAGGAAGACCAGATGCGGCAAGTGTTTATATATAATAATACGATCATTACTTTCTTGTTCGGTGGAAGTGGTGATAAGGTGACGTCAATGACAATAGATTATACACTTGCGTTCGTTTTGAATGAAGTTCtcttctgataaaaaaaaaaaaaagacttaaaGATGACCATTGACTCGATCCAGAAATATGTTTTAAAATGACCAAGAAGCTAAAGTTCAATTCAGTCGCACAATTTACAAAATTTAGGGACAACCGCATCATCTTCCATTCTTCCTTTGCTCATTAGATCAGGTTATTCACAGTGTGGGCTTAGTTAATAGTTACCTAAAGCTCTAGAAAGGCAGCGGTCAAGCATGACGGAGAAGCAGCAATCTCCTAATGGAGGTGAAGTTGTAGTGGAAGTTGGAAGGGAAAAGAGCAATGAACCAAAAGGCTCAGACTCTTCAGCTAGCCAGACCCTCACTAAGAGAAAGTCATTCAGTAGGTCAGTTCTCTCCAAACCCAAGTCGAGATTCGGTGAACAATTTCCCATTATGTATGAAGAGACTAGTTTAGATCAGGCAGCTGATGCAAATTTCCCCAATGCTTCATTCAATAGGGAGTCCCCGAATGAAATCTCATTGGTTAGGACTGAGGAGAATGCACCGCCATCTCCAGGCAAAACAAAAGATGAGGAGGATGAAGAGATTTACAAGAAGGTTAAATTGAGTAGAAGAGTGAGCTGCAAAAAAATCTCGATTGAGTGGATTGTTTTTCTATCCATTTTGGGTTTTTTAGTGGCTAGCTTGACTGTCCATAAGCTAAAGAATCTTATGGTTTGGGGATTGGAGGTTTGGAAATGGTGTGCGCTTGTAATGGTGGTATCATGTGGCATGCTGATGACAAATTGGGTTATGGGTTTCATATTTTTGGTGATCGACCGCAACTTTTTGCTTAGGAAGAAGGTGTTGTATTTTGTTCATGGAATGAAGAAGAGTATTCAGTTTCTCATGTGGGGGAGTCTGATTCTTCTCACATGGCTACTCTTGATCAAACGCGGGCTTCAGCAATCAAAAGTTTCCACTAAGATTCTGGCTTACATCACGCGAAGTATCGTTGCAGTTGTTATTGGGGCATTTTTGTGGTTGTTAAAGACTCTGTTGGTTCTGATCTTAGCATCTAAATTCGAGGCGGTCAcctattttgatagaattcaagaaTCGATATTCAATCAATATGTTCTTCAGACACTTTCAGGACCGCCGTTGATGGAGGAGGCTTATGAAATATCACGGGGCAGTAGCAAACAAAGTTACAGAGAGACTAGGAAGGCACAGGCCGAACGGGTGGAGAAAAGGGTCGTCATTGACGTGACAAAGCTTCAAAAGATAAAGCAAGAGAAGGTTTCTTCTTGGACCTTGAAGGTATTGATGGATGCAGTAACTAGTTCAGGGCTATCCACCATCTCTCATACATTGGACGGGATAGAGGATCTAAATGAACAGAGAGATAAAGAGATCACCAGTGAGATGGAAGCAACTGCTGCTGCACATGACATTTTCCTTAACGTCGCTCCGCCTGGTTCTAAGTGAGAACAAAAAAATATTGCCCAAGTGCTTATTTTTTAGGTATCTTTTTGCCATTTCCATTCTTGTGTTAAATATCTTGCATCTGAGTAGGTACATTGAGGAGTGGGATCTCTTGAGGTTCATGATCGAGGAAGAGGTAGACCTTGTATGGCCGCGGATTGACGTAGCAATGACCGGACAAGTTGACAGACAAACTCTGACAGACTGGGTGGTAAGACCTTTTAATTCATGTCTCTCGACTTCCACGTGGAGTTGTATTTCATTACTTAGCACCATTTTTAATCATGTACAACTTCAGTCACTAACATATATAATTGTGCATTTGAGCTATTATAGTTTCTAGGTTTAGATCATTTTCTGAAATAATTAAGAGTGTGGAATAGTTTGTACCCTGTGACTTTTTCCCCAGGTGAAGCTCTACACTGATCGCAAAGCATTAGCTCATGCATTGTCTGATACCAAAGCAGTTACAGCGCAAGTCAACAATCTTGTGACTAGCATTGTGTTTATTATCATCATCGTTGTGAGCCTTCTAGTGGTGGAAATTGCAACCACAAGCTTTTTTGTCTTCCTATCATCACAGCTCGTATTAGCAGCTTTTGCTTTCGGAAACACTTGCAAGAATGTATTTGAATCTATCATGTTTCTATTTGTGGCGCATCCATATGATGTTGGTGACTGCATTGTTTTTGAAGGCGTTCCGGTACAACTCGATCTTTTACACTTATTTCATTACCTTGAGTTTACTTTACTGGAATTCGTAACACATGGTACACCTGACAGATGATAGTTGAAGAGATGAACATCTTTACTACGGTTTTCTTGAAACTCAGTAATAACGAGAAGGTGTACTATCCGAATTCAGTTTTATCTGCAACATCGATCAGCAATTACTCCAGAAGTCCAGATATGAGAGATGCTGTAGAGTTCTCAATTGCTTTAACACCAGTGGAGAAGATAGTCAagttgaaagaaaaaataaaggagTGAGTTTATTCTTTAATTTGCGTTTGACTAGTGAGCATTGTACTGTACTGCGCTTATGTGTTCttactcttatatatatatatatatatatatatatatatatatatatatacatatgctcGTGCTTGTCCAGATACATCGAGGGGAAGCCTCAATATTGGCATCGAAAACACAATGTGGTGGTGATTAACATCGAAGATGTTGTTAAGTTAAAGATGGCGGTctattgtcatcacaaaatgaACTATAAAGATTTTGAGGAAAAGAATTTGCGCAGAGCTGAGCTAAACTTCGAATTGCTGAAAATTCTTGAAGAGCTAA is a genomic window containing:
- the LOC133740847 gene encoding serine/threonine-protein kinase STY46-like isoform X2, translating into MMYRKKLERTQDYLRYCLQVAQENGVLDLILHNKDHADTVNNATGNTSPQLPTTPLHQHPHYPPSDLDALIDQAKLNGWFINPDEIEFEEKIGQGSTAQIYKATWHGLDVAVKCIEPEFFESNENGVSFFAQELDTLCRQRHRYVLHLMGACLDPPNYAWVVTEFLSSTLKEWLHGPGNRQKERMIELPPLEERVTRALEIAQAMQYLHEQKPKVLHRDLKPTNIFLDDAGHVRVADFGHARFLSDEEMALTGETGTYVYMAPEVIQCEPYNEKCDVYSFGIILNEIITGNYPYIETDYGPTMIAMEVVEGKLRPRLPDDNDGQLGELIELICLSWDGDASIRPSFAAITCNLKKLQNRVL
- the LOC133740846 gene encoding mechanosensitive ion channel protein 10-like isoform X2, producing the protein MTEKQQSPNGGEVVVEVGREKSNEPKGSDSSASQTLTKRKSFSRESPNEISLVRTEENAPPSPGKTKDEEDEEIYKKVKLSRRVSCKKISIEWIVFLSILGFLVASLTVHKLKNLMVWGLEVWKWCALVMVVSCGMLMTNWVMGFIFLVIDRNFLLRKKVLYFVHGMKKSIQFLMWGSLILLTWLLLIKRGLQQSKVSTKILAYITRSIVAVVIGAFLWLLKTLLVLILASKFEAVTYFDRIQESIFNQYVLQTLSGPPLMEEAYEISRGSSKQSYRETRKAQAERVEKRVVIDVTKLQKIKQEKVSSWTLKVLMDAVTSSGLSTISHTLDGIEDLNEQRDKEITSEMEATAAAHDIFLNVAPPGSKYIEEWDLLRFMIEEEVDLVWPRIDVAMTGQVDRQTLTDWVVKLYTDRKALAHALSDTKAVTAQVNNLVTSIVFIIIIVVSLLVVEIATTSFFVFLSSQLVLAAFAFGNTCKNVFESIMFLFVAHPYDVGDCIVFEGVPMIVEEMNIFTTVFLKLSNNEKVYYPNSVLSATSISNYSRSPDMRDAVEFSIALTPVEKIVKLKEKIKEYIEGKPQYWHRKHNVVVINIEDVVKLKMAVYCHHKMNYKDFEEKNLRRAELNFELLKILEELNITVISADLPKSESHSN
- the LOC133740846 gene encoding mechanosensitive ion channel protein 10-like isoform X1, with amino-acid sequence MTEKQQSPNGGEVVVEVGREKSNEPKGSDSSASQTLTKRKSFSRSVLSKPKSRFGEQFPIMYEETSLDQAADANFPNASFNRESPNEISLVRTEENAPPSPGKTKDEEDEEIYKKVKLSRRVSCKKISIEWIVFLSILGFLVASLTVHKLKNLMVWGLEVWKWCALVMVVSCGMLMTNWVMGFIFLVIDRNFLLRKKVLYFVHGMKKSIQFLMWGSLILLTWLLLIKRGLQQSKVSTKILAYITRSIVAVVIGAFLWLLKTLLVLILASKFEAVTYFDRIQESIFNQYVLQTLSGPPLMEEAYEISRGSSKQSYRETRKAQAERVEKRVVIDVTKLQKIKQEKVSSWTLKVLMDAVTSSGLSTISHTLDGIEDLNEQRDKEITSEMEATAAAHDIFLNVAPPGSKYIEEWDLLRFMIEEEVDLVWPRIDVAMTGQVDRQTLTDWVVKLYTDRKALAHALSDTKAVTAQVNNLVTSIVFIIIIVVSLLVVEIATTSFFVFLSSQLVLAAFAFGNTCKNVFESIMFLFVAHPYDVGDCIVFEGVPMIVEEMNIFTTVFLKLSNNEKVYYPNSVLSATSISNYSRSPDMRDAVEFSIALTPVEKIVKLKEKIKEYIEGKPQYWHRKHNVVVINIEDVVKLKMAVYCHHKMNYKDFEEKNLRRAELNFELLKILEELNITVISADLPKSESHSN
- the LOC133740847 gene encoding serine/threonine-protein kinase STY46-like isoform X1, coding for MNKFQGIFQKKKGSPTASPRIDPSAAKQVTPTHYTPATVAAVEPHGCCRDSVNVVSMSQSTKKLEQQVVELEKKLAKEKELRMMYRKKLERTQDYLRYCLQVAQENGVLDLILHNKDHADTVNNATGNTSPQLPTTPLHQHPHYPPSDLDALIDQAKLNGWFINPDEIEFEEKIGQGSTAQIYKATWHGLDVAVKCIEPEFFESNENGVSFFAQELDTLCRQRHRYVLHLMGACLDPPNYAWVVTEFLSSTLKEWLHGPGNRQKERMIELPPLEERVTRALEIAQAMQYLHEQKPKVLHRDLKPTNIFLDDAGHVRVADFGHARFLSDEEMALTGETGTYVYMAPEVIQCEPYNEKCDVYSFGIILNEIITGNYPYIETDYGPTMIAMEVVEGKLRPRLPDDNDGQLGELIELICLSWDGDASIRPSFAAITCNLKKLQNRVL